The genomic interval ttattttttccagcagcagcgaatgataggtaggtggttttcatttaaaaacgagaaaattcgctcatccttgtacagaatgaagaggtgctgtacaaacacgtaattatagttagcatcaaatatttatttagttatttttaaagctcataaaataatttgggtcgcacataaattgagaGGGTCGGttggaaaccggaaccaaacaaaaaaatgttttaggcCCTATCATTCAACCAGGTTTTCACATGCCGTGCTTCAGTCTTGACATGACTGCATTGTTAAGTGTCTACAAACTACTTCTTATTGCAATTTCaccaactttttgcatctttatCATGATACTTGCATCGCAATTCACAATGACGCACACTGTTGTGGTAAGCGCAGTATAAGTGCATCGTTTAGAGGGCGGTGTGTCTCAGGGAGTCATTATACTGTGCCTAACTGATGCTCTGTATCGCGCCTGCGCTCTACAACAAGCTCTTTCTCcaactctttgtctttctttctcagcGAGGATGAGTCCAAAGTGGGCGCCCGCCGGCTAGCGCGCACTTTGCAGAAGCTGGGCTTTAGGGTAAGGAAGGGGGAGTCACGATACTCCCGTGGCTATGATTAGAGGCCCTCTTTTTTGACCCCCAATGCCTGCATCCTACCTAAAAGGCATCCTTGAGCGCGATGCATTACTCCTGTGTGCCCTGtaatagggctgggcgataaattGAATTCTGatctcgatttcgattttagcgtcaaaagCTCACAAAACTAAATAGAAAAGTTTATCAAGttttcaatattattattatttttattttttgtttatagaaagtgcaaaacagctggatacatatatctgtacattattttagatttgaacattttactttttgaccattttgtgtatttttttagtcaacatttcaaagttctcagttacaaagtgttttttgggagagacatgctgaataaatacataatgttttcaaactccaaaatattcgtttgaattatcgtgatttcaatattgaccaaaataatcctgattatgatttttcccataatcgagcatgCCTACTCTGTAACAGCATGCTTCCCAATACACTGTATGTCCCTTTGGAGACTCACCATATGGCCAAACACATCAGTCGTGTCCTCGCACAAATAttcagatgtgttttttttttcatggttcATGACCTGTGATTTCCTCAGGTGCGGTTTTCTGACTACAAGGTGGTCAATGTGTTGGCAGTGTGCTCCATGCCCTTCTCAATCCGCTTGATCGACTTCACTAAGAAAAACCGCCCCATAGCAAGGTAAAGCACATCTACATCTAGGAATGCACCGATGCCAGTACTCGGTCTCAGGCCCGATGCTGTGCTCTTGTCCTCTTTCTGGTGGTGATGCTCCGTCCGAGCATCGATTTATTCCCGCGTCGGAGGGTCGGGGCTCACCGGACACATGCAATATATCGCTACAGTGTGTGGCGCATTTCATGTGTGAtaaaaaaagtatcacaaagttgccGTGGCCTGTAACAATGGTAATAATAACACGCCCGCTCTCTGTTTTAAACGAATGGTTCAAGTACTCATATCGGTACTCGTATCGGCGAGTACCCAAACGTAACTATTTGTACTTGGTCTTAGAAAAAGTGGAATTGGTGCATCCCTATCTACGTCCACAGAAGGTAGTCACATAGATATCTTCAAAAGAACGGAATAAGGTTTGTTGCACAAAGGAGCTAACCACTCAAGTGCAATAGAGGAAGCCGGCCAGTAAAAAGAAACACACCCCTTCGAGTCTGGGTTTAAAGAGGACCATCCTCTTTATTTGTATAGATAGGGTGACCTCTAGTGGCGACAAACAGTTTTTCAGGCGATGTATTGTCACGATTAAAGACACATATTTAATGAAAATAACTTGTggttctgttttgtgtgtgtgtgtccttactaGTTATGAGCCTGAGCTGCACCCTGCTGCCACATACAGGATCAAACAGATCAAGGCTACTGTCCAGGTGTTTTCCACTGGGAGCATCACAGTCACAGGTGAATGCCtatgccctccctctctctcccgccatccctccctccctccctcactctctctgtgtcaaACAATCGGACATTCTTAAAACCCCCGCTTGCATTTTTCAGCATTTCGCATGATCACATGCAGTCAAAGCTTGCACGCTGTCCAGGTGGTTGTTGAATTCACCCGCCAATGTTTATCGATGTGTCGGGTGGATTTGAATAGCATTAAGATGAGGGAGGATTATAAAAACATGTCGCGCTCGTATTATGACGGTTAATATGTGGCAAAATGAGAGTGCTTCTAGACCTGGTCTGAGAATTAGTAGAAtacgtaagggataatgcccgacgaggtgtccatatcaggaattaatggacgacgcggAGGCGTAGAGGTATTCTATTCCGCTCAGCTATGCGCCAGAGAGCTAACTTTATGCATtgcacatatttataatttaaaattcgtcccagccttcataccacagatactatagggtctatagcatataaccgcgttttctgattacagtttaatgcatttttcacaattgaccagctctcgttttgaaggctgaactgACAATTTGACTAGAACTACATAGCAAATTGTCCGTACATCAGGacttaatgcacaccctgcagccaatcagaatcgagcattcccCAGGACCCTGGTATAAGATGGGATAACTGGTCGCATCAAAATCTGAACTCGGATGTTTACATTTTCACTTAAAGAAATGGAATATTCACAAACATGTGAGCTGAAAATGACAGAGTGTTGTATAGAGTAGTGTTCAGTGAGCTTGGTTTAATGTcagtcaattttttttattttagggCGTTAGAAATTATTGTTAATCTTCTGTGTTGTGCACGCCAAACTGCTTCTCATTCATTTCCATGCAATGAGTCATGAATCTCATTCTAAATCAGGCCATCCCTAACAGCAGTTAAATTCATAGCGTAACCAACATGTTTACCCTCGGCTCATACAGTTTGTTAAAGAAACGAACCGGCAGGTCTAGTTTTCAACGTCATTTGTTTTCACTGTGGTGCTGTCACTTAACCAAAGAGACTGTGTGGAATTTTTTcggtcatttttttttaaccaaaaatCCCTGTTATTTATTCGCAACGAAAGACCGAATTCAAATCACTTGTTCTCTCTACTCCCCCACCCTTCATATTTCATACTCTCACTTCTTTGTCGACCTCACCCAACCCTAAATAaatgtctctgtccctctttcacCCACTGCGGCGGTGACCCCCCAGGACCAAACGTACAGACTGTGGCCACAGCTGTGGAGCAGATATACCCACTACTGTTTGAGTGTCAGAAACCCCTCCGCAAATAGTGGAAGAGAAACGAAACAAACAAAATGGTGACTCGGTCAGCCGGTGAGGGGGTGGGTCGGCGGCCTAAGGGAAAAGGACGACCGCCTCCATCTGGAGGTATTTTTCTTTGGACCGGAGTGGAAGGCACCTTATGCTTGGGATGAGATCATACGTTATTCTCATCTCTGCGAAAGCTGTATCGACGGACTGGCCAGTGTGCACGGAGCGCTTGTTTCTTCtactgaaaacaaaaacaacttaaaAACACATGAGCCGCTCGCCAGGGACTCAAAGAGATTCCGTCGTACTGATTCTAAGATGTTCCCTTGTTGATGGTGTTACTAACTACTTTGATGTTTGGGACTTTAGGTCAGCTGATCTAGCCCTGCTTTCTCCTTTTTTAAATGCACTGTAACAATCCTTTTCCTGTCCTGTCGGTGAGAAACTGGTCTTCAACCAGAGTAACAAAACGCCGACCAACGCAAATCCAGTTCCTCCGAGCCACGTAACTATTTTAGATGCCAAGATGGCGTTAGACTGTCCAGAGTGTTCTGTATTTTAACAATGGAAACCAACCGCTCGTTTTAAACATGACCTCTAGAGTCACTCCGTCCACTGCTCTtttaattttatatatatatatatatatatatacacacatatatatatatgtatatataatgaaATGTTTCCTCATTATATGCAAATGCTAGGCTGCTTCATGTTGCAGACATAGTTAGCCCAGAGTTCAGTTTCACGAatccacctaaccctaactgtaaCCAACTCAGCTGTAGTTGCAGTTGTGGgaaaaaaagttatttgtggATGTTTTTAACTAAGCTTTTTACACAGCATTAATCAATAAGTCTGCTCAgctagggggcgggggggggggggggggggggctgggctgTAAAAGACGGGTTTttttaagataaaaaaaaaatgtaataacgCTGTGTCCACTGTGAcatagcaggggggggggggggggagggctgttGACAGCTGGCCTGGTCAGACATGGTCCACAATATGTAAATACAGGcatgctgaggtgtgtgtgtgtgtgtgtgtgtgtgtgtgtgtgtgtgtgtgtgtgtgtgtgtgtgtgtgtgtgtgtgtgtgtgtgtgtgtgtgtgtgtgtgtgtgtgtgtgtgtgtgtgtgaatcacaaTGTTTACCTTAACGATTAGTGGGAGCGCGTGTTTATGTATgtcaacatttctttttttgttttgtattttgtattgagATGAAAATGGTTTACTGAATAAAAGAGGACTACCATAGGACCTTTGTGTGTTTTGTCCTGATTTCCTCTTGCGTAGACAGTTAGTCATATAAATCCCACTGCATTATTGTTTAAAGTTGTTCAACTTCAATGAAGGTACCCAAAGCAATTAAAGTAGTGagtgttgtgtgggtgtgtgtgaggggtgggTTATGACACCTCATCCACTTACAGTCTGTATAACCCTCATAGGTCATGCACAGCTGCCAGTCTTTGCCAGGACACTGGCTATCAGTGACGAGGTGAGGATTGATGTAACTATCCAATTTGAGACCAGGGATGGTAAGTGGCTCTTGTTTAGGGCTGTTATGATAAGCGCAATATTGCAATAGCGCTGCATGTAAGACTTATGTAGAATAACTTGAATCCCTAGTCTCAACGAGAGACCCCCAGGCCCCGAGACACAGCAGTGTACGAAACTGCTTTGCAGGGACGAAGCAAAAACGCCATTGGTGGAATTTATTTTTGAAGGTTTTAACGTTTTTATTGATTGAGAGTCATGCTGTATGTCAACATACAGCAAAAGACCACAGGCAGGAATCAAACCTCGGTCGCTGCGGTCAGGACTGAGCCTTAAcggtacgcgctctacccgaTAAACCATTGGGGTGCTCAAGGTTATTATTTTAACTAGGTATTTTTACCTGCATATTTTCACCACGATAGCCCGAGCCGGATTTGGAATCTGGAAAGGACAGGGTTACCACCCCTCCTCTGACATAAACAAGTGTATTCGTATATACAATGGACACTATCAAAAAGACGAATATGAAAACATCCTTTTTTATTGGCCCAAGTGTCATTGATTCAGTGGACCCCTTGTCATTGTTAAATTGTCAACAGCAGCTTTTCACAAACGGAGTACACCATCTTACCAGTCCGGTCAGACCTGAGTACCACATTCTTCAGATGCGTATTTAAAGTGAATACAGAAATCATTGAAGTAGAAAAATTGCAGAATCTGGAACTTCCATTTCAGTTACCGCTCTGGGTAAAGTTCAGTTGCCATTCAGACAGTGATGGGATAAGTTAAGATGGTACTTTACTAATCCCAGGCAGGACATTTATCGACCTAGACAAATGAGGTGAAAGTGCAGCCATGTTAGATTTCTTACCCGTGTAATGAATATGTGGGGGGAAAGGTGGATACcgtcacacatacaccacaGCTCTTCCTATTTCAGAGGCATTCGTCACACTAGAATCAGATATCACTAATTGACAAGAAAACCATGTTAAAAATACTGTTCACAAACGCAGAGCAAGAGTGAGAATCATTTAGAGCTTGACCAACACCCACAGAACAGTTGAAACAAAATCTGGTGAAGAATGAGTTTAGGAATTACAGCATCTTGAGCCTCAATATTAACACCCCCATACTGCTTGTCAGCAGAACGGACTTCATTGCCAAACAATAACATGTACGGTGGACACCGCAAACTCCAAAACGGCTGCTATTCTTTCATTTCCAAAGTGTTCATCTATTCGCTTGGTGAAGACAGAACTGGGGGCCATGGTATTAGTGCTCCGACCTCATGTACACCCGTTTCCCGTTATCCTCGTGGTTCCTTACCTTTTTCCGTCCGTGCCCAACTTTAATGTTTGTGCACCTGCTTTGACCCAAATTGTTCACAAcccaatcaacatctgccatTCGTATTATTGTCGTGATGAAAGTAATCGCATCGCTcttcaaaaaaaaatacataacttCAAATGTCGTAGCTTATGTCAATAGTGTGCTGTGACCCCATATGAATATCAGGGGACGAAGAGGTTGGTGAACCATTTAAGATCCTATCCTGAGCGGCACGACCTTCGACCTTTGGCGGTTGCGTGGGCGTATCTTTCGTGCGGGCCGCCCGGCTACTGTCTTGCAGCATGCTCCATCGTCGTGGATCAGAGCGTGAGATTACCGGGCGTGTCCGTGGATTTGAGGctcctctccgcctctctctgctGCGGTTGGACCCGCTTGCAGAAGCGCAAATCAAAGTGCTTCCTGTTACCAAATAAGAgcgtgggagggggggatgagatGGTTCAAGGAAAACATTTACTCGGCTTAACTGCAGTTATCTTACAGTACCTAAGTCAGAGTACGTTTATCTTCAACACTTATTTACAGGTTGACCTCAATAACTACTGTGTAGTTCAGAATATATCATTCTGACCTGGGCATCGTAAAATATTTAACGTTTATTGAGTTTTAGGATTTATCTGTTATGGTTTGCGTGTTAACGATCACAGACATTTAAGTCATATTTTACTCGTGTCTATGGGTATCTTGTTCGATTCTAATTACAAATATTGTATTTTCTGAGCGAGGAAAAGACTCAAAATATGGTTGTGGGCTGTATTTAACCTAAATTCAACCAATTGGTTCCCTTAATTAATTATTGGCAGGGTTCGCTCTCTTGAGAGCTTATGGCATGAGTTGATATGACGTGTGCTAATGAATGGATGTGACACAGTTCATTGTGTGTCTTTGGGTTAATGCGTGTGTATCAGACGAGGGCCCACTTACTTCATCGCTAGTTCTTTGGATATCTGTTCCAGTGTGCGTCCCCTGGTCTCGGGGACACAGAGGATGACGAACACTAGCAGAACAAAGCTCATAGCAGCGTACAGGAACATCACGCTCGACACGCCAATGGTCTCTGGAAGATGGACAAATCCATACAACTTGGTTCATTGTAATTAACCCTAATATTTATAATTCTTTATTTtacgtgagtgtgtgcatacatCCTGTGTGCATTGGGCTGTATGGAtggttttgttaaaaaaaaaaaaaacaccttagGTAACTGATCGAACAtctgtgatttttttttataaataaaatggaaCCCAAAGAAATATGCAAAAGTAGTTAATAACTAATAATTATAATACCGGTCCCGTAAACAAGGCAAACTCCGCTAACTCCTACGCAGGCGTTGTTTGCACAGGCGTTGTTTGCAACAACGCCTGTGTACAATCTGGGTACGTATTTGTACTATCTGTGTATATTTGTACCCTGTTCATACACACCTGTGACGGTGAGAAAGGTCATAGAAATTAGCAGGTTGGTCGCCCAGTTCACCGCCGACACCACCGACACAGCCTTGCCCCGTACCCCAGTGGGGAATATTTCACTGATCACCACGTAGACCACTAAAAGAAAcgggagagaaacacacaaaaacacacacacttacatgccAACACTCGATAATATTTCCCAAAACTAAGAAGGAGACAGGCAATGACTAAAAGTCTGACTACACTTTCTGAGGACTGGTCCATTTGTTTATCATGACCCAAGCATATCTCTCTCCACCCACGTAGTTGTTGTGAAATGAATATCTAGTGTTTGAggattgtgtgtgttaatgtgagaGAAGCGGTGAGCAGCTTCTAGCGTTGCCACCCTGACGTCCCTCAGCTTGGACTCGCCTCGTTCCCCACTCCGCAGTACGTAAACAAGCATGTCatacaaatcttttttttttgtagcagGACCTTGTTGTCTAACTAAACTGCAACATTGCTATAGAATACACTACACACCTGCAGAGGCAAATGACAAATCGACCATAACAAAAAAATTCAAAGGATTTTGAAAAGATGAGTTACCATACtagtgtttcccctagaattttttttaggcccggtggtaagagctgatagtgtgatttgttatacatttttcacgggatgctagagtatttgttggttatttccatataaaacacttgcttagccatcacaagttgataatgattcaataaacacgttattaacaataaactaattttatttacaatacaatttttggtggtgccatgctaatgatgatataacttAATGCTGTCAGATTGTCCGTTATGATGGGGCATCATCCCCGCATCATCtgcgccattttttttttttcattattattattttttttggcccgttgttggcctggcgggggcgctcgttggcctggcggcccgccaggcctgaacaatggtaggggaaacactgacagTTAGCGAGGGATGTTACAGTTTCTAATGTCTAAAACCTGTTTCTTCATGGTTTAATAGGTTTGGCTTTTAATCGTTGTCACAAATCACTCGTGATTTTCAAATGTGCAAAACAGATAGCAGGTTATGTCAGTCTCTAATCGACGATAATAGGGCTACTGCACATCTGACAGGCCTGGAGTCTTTTATAGGGATATATATAGCTGTCCAGATTGTTTTCAGACGTATTGCCCTCTGATCTGACACACATAACAACTCAACTAAGGTCATCCAGACctttcatatataatataataccaGCCTAACTTGCCAAAGTGTCAATATAAATTGATTGTTTCTTATTTTAGTTATGTTTTTCTAAGATGTTTGGGAGATTAGTGTGGACTTAATCCAGCTCATGTTAaccatgagtgagtgagtgagtcagtgaataAGATTGAATAAGTAAACAAGAGATTTGATTAAAGGTAATTAAATCCCTTGTGCACTGAAAAGCGGAAATGGTGTGtaagtgcgtgtttgtgtgtgtgtgtgtgtgtgtgtgtgtgtgtgtgtgtgtgtgtgtgtgtgtgtgtgtgtgtgtgcttgttcttACTGGGCCCGAGGCTAACCGAGAAGGCTGCAACGTACACGAGCAGGCTGATCAGAGACACCCACTTCAGAGTGTATGACACCGCCGACCCATTTCCAGCCGCCTCCTCTCCCGCCTCCCGTCCCCGAGTCTTCGTGGCCCCCGTCACAGCCGCGGGGGACAGGTCACCAACGCCGCCGCCTCCGTTCCAACGCACAGGCAACGAGTCGTCGAGTGTCACACGACTGTCGTTCATTCCCACCACGCCGACGCTCGGGTCGCTCCGGTTCAGCCCGGACGGGCTCTGACACAAGCTGGTCAGGTGGGTGTGGCTCTGCGACGTCACCACCCCCAGGGTGACCAAGGAGATCCCCATGGCGACGGCGCCCACGCACAGGAAGCTCTTGGGCCCCAGGCGGTCCACCAGCAGCACGGCCGGGATGGTGCCCACCACCTTGACCACGCCGAAGCCCGTGGAGGCcagggtggcggcggcggcgctgttGAAGCCCACGCTGTGCAGCAGCGGCGAGGCGTACGACAGGACGTTGGGCTGGCCCGTCACCTGCTGCAGGAACACCAGCGCCGCGCCCGTCAGCAGGCGGCGCCGCAGGTTGGCCTTGCCGCCGAACAGCTCCCGGAAGCCGTGCTCCGACTCCTCCTTGAGCCCCGCCCGGATGTCCCGGAGCTCGGCGTCCACGTCGCCGCCGCCCCGGAGTCGGGTCAGCACGCCCCGTGCGCTCTCCACCCGGCCCCGGGCCACCAGGAAGCGCGGGctgggcggcagcagcagcaggccggcGAACTGCAGCAGGGCCACGGGGGTCACCAGGCCGAAGGTGTACCGCCAGCCGTCGGAGAGCGCGGCGAAGGCGTAGCTGCAGCTGAAGCCCAGCAGCACGCCCACCACCAGCATCAGCTCGTACAGCGTCACCAGGAGGCCGCGGCGCTCCTGCGGGGAGATCTCGGCGATGTAGAGGCAGGCGGCCGTGCCCGACAGCGCCGTGCCCACGCCGACCACGGCGCGCCCCGTCATCAGCGCCGGCAGCGAGGCGAAGGCGACCGAGACCACCGTGCCCGCCACCACCGCGGCCGCGCCGAGGAGCATGGAGCAGCGGCGGCCGTAGCGGTCCAGGACGGGCCCGCCCGTCAGGCAGATGAGCAGGGAGCCCAGCAGGTGAGCGCTGACCAGCAGCTCCTGCTcgcggcaggagagggagaggagcccCCGGAGCTGCAGCAGCACGCCGGAGGTCAGGCCCATCTCGTAGCCCAGCATCAGGCCGCTCAGAGAGGCCGCCACGGccgccagcaccaccagccAGCTGCAGCCTAGACCCGCGGAGAGACAAGACATAACGGGTAAACGGTAAATGgacttagggctgggcgattaatcggaTTTTGATcgcaatttcgattttagcgtcagaCGATCAAAAAATTTACATAATCGAGTTcttcgattattattatttatttttttatgttttatagaaagggcagaacagctgtaTACAATTATGtttatcattttagattggaacattttcctttgtaccattttgtgtattttttgggGAGGGTTAGACGACTGTGTCTGTGGTGTCAAGTGGCCACTGGGCCCCCTTTTTTCTcggctcatgataggcctctgatctttgtaagccccaaaaaaaaatatcacattGTGTTGGGCCTATCATGCTGCCTATCATGAGGCAGTATtaaattattactttttttttactgcagctcatgataggccccctgatcgtcgtaggccctggggcttcagcccatgTAAGCctgtgcattaaggcggcct from Gadus macrocephalus chromosome 21, ASM3116895v1 carries:
- the tbpl1 gene encoding TATA box-binding protein-like 1; the protein is MDSGNEDALDIIITNVVATFRTRCHLNLRLIALEGVNVIYKPEVGKVLMKLRKPKITASIWSSGKIICTGATSEDESKVGARRLARTLQKLGFRVRFSDYKVVNVLAVCSMPFSIRLIDFTKKNRPIASYEPELHPAATYRIKQIKATVQVFSTGSITVTGPNVQTVATAVEQIYPLLFECQKPLRK
- the slc2a12 gene encoding solute carrier family 2, facilitated glucose transporter member 12 — encoded protein: MDLSGQAERMPSDEPQEHRTLKPCLLRSTGCSWLVVLAAVAASLSGLMLGYEMGLTSGVLLQLRGLLSLSCREQELLVSAHLLGSLLICLTGGPVLDRYGRRCSMLLGAAAVVAGTVVSVAFASLPALMTGRAVVGVGTALSGTAACLYIAEISPQERRGLLVTLYELMLVVGVLLGFSCSYAFAALSDGWRYTFGLVTPVALLQFAGLLLLPPSPRFLVARGRVESARGVLTRLRGGGDVDAELRDIRAGLKEESEHGFRELFGGKANLRRRLLTGAALVFLQQVTGQPNVLSYASPLLHSVGFNSAAAATLASTGFGVVKVVGTIPAVLLVDRLGPKSFLCVGAVAMGISLVTLGVVTSQSHTHLTSLCQSPSGLNRSDPSVGVVGMNDSRVTLDDSLPVRWNGGGGVGDLSPAAVTGATKTRGREAGEEAAGNGSAVSYTLKWVSLISLLVYVAAFSVSLGPMVYVVISEIFPTGVRGKAVSVVSAVNWATNLLISMTFLTVTETIGVSSVMFLYAAMSFVLLVFVILCVPETRGRTLEQISKELAMKKHFDLRFCKRVQPQQREAERSLKSTDTPGNLTL